A single genomic interval of Malania oleifera isolate guangnan ecotype guangnan chromosome 11, ASM2987363v1, whole genome shotgun sequence harbors:
- the LOC131168554 gene encoding probable methyltransferase PMT9 — protein MKHKSEALPPNKLMKYALIGLIVFLGLICLYCGSSFAPGLPRAADAASDDGADPVFGRFVPKDRDLEELFEDQERNPEVPKTIPVCDTRFSELIPCLDRNLIYQSKLKLNLTLMEHYERHCPPPERRYNCLIPPPIGYKIPMRWPASRDEVWKANIPHTHLAKEKSDQNWMVVNGDKINFPGGGTHFHYGADKYIVSLARMLNFPNDKLNNGGNIRNVLDVGCGVASFGAYLLPHDIIAMSLAPNDVHENQIQFALERGIPSTLGVLGTKKLPYPSRTFELAHCSRCRIDWLQRGGILLLELDRLLRPGGYFVYSSPEAYAHDVANRRIWNAMSDLLKRMCWRVVSKKDQTVIWAKPVSNSCYSKRDPGTVPPLCSSDDDPDATWNVLMKPCIFPYPAMMHKRKGSGLIPWPQRLTTAPLRLEEIGVSSQEFEEDTSIWHFRVIEYWKQMKSVIYINSFRNIMDMHSNLGGFAAALSDKDVWVMNVAPINASSRLKIIYDRGLIGTAHDWCESFSTYPRTYDLLHAWTVFSEIEERGCSIEDLLIEMDRMLRPYGFVIIRDKPSLVNYIRKFLPALRWDGWLSEVEPRIDALSSSEERVLIARKRLWEEGVAAI, from the exons ATGAAGCATAAGAGCGAAGCTCTACCCCCCAATAAGCTTATGAAGTATGCTCTTATTGGGCTAATCGTTTTTCTCGGGTTGATTTGCTTGTACTGCGGATCCTCCTTCGCTCCCGGCCTCCCCAGAGCCGCCGACGCCGCCTCCGACGACGGCGCCGATCCCGTCTTCGGCCGCTTCGTCCCGAAGGACAGGGATTTGGAGGAGTTGTTCGAGGACCAAGAGCGCAATCCCGAAGTGCCCAAAACCATACCC GTGTGTGATACGAGATTCTCGGAATTGATACCTTGCTTGGATAGAAATCTTATATATCAGTCGAAGTTGAAGCTCAATTTGACGTTGATGGAGCACTACGAGCGGCATTGTCCGCCGCCGGAGCGGCGTTACAATTGCTTGATTCCACCCCCGATTGGTTACAAG ATCCCTATGAGATGGCCAGCAAGTAGGGATGAAGTGTGGAAGGCAAATATACCACATACACATCTTGCAAAAGAGAAATCAGATCAGAACTGGATGGTTGTCAATGGGGATAAGATAAATTTTCCTGGTGGAGGAACCCATTTTCACTATGGAGCTGATAAGTACATTGTTTCTCTTGCAAGG ATGCTTAATTTTCCCaatgacaaactcaacaatgGTGGAAATATCCGCAATGTTCTTGATGTGGGTTGTGGGGTTGCAAGTTTCGGGGCCTATCTACTGCCCCATGACATCATAGCTATGTCACTTGCACCTAATGATGTCCATGAGAATCAAATACAATTTGCTCTAGAGAGAGGAATCCCGTCAACACTTGGTGTCTTGGGAACGAAAAAGCTTCCATATCCAAGCAGAACATTTGAGTTGGCACATTGCTCCAGGTGTAGGATTGATTGGCTTCAAAGAGGTGGCATTCTTCTGTTGGAACTTGACAGATTACTAAGGCCAGGAGGGTACTTTGTGTACTCTTCTCCTGAAGCATATGCGCATGATGTCGCAAATCGTAGAATTTGGAATGCTATGTCTGATCTTCTGAAAAGGATGTGCTGGAGAGTTGTTTCCAAGAAAGATCAGACTGTTATATGGGCTAAGCCAGTGAGTAACAGTTGTTACTCGAAAAGAGATCCTGGGACTGTACCCCCTTTGTGCAGTTCTGATGATGACCCCGATGCAACTTGGAATGTGCTCATGAAGCCATGCATCTTCCCATACCCTGCAA TGATGCATAAGCGAAAGGGAAGTGGATTAATTCCTTGGCCACAAAGGCTAACTACTGCACCCCTTCGCCTGGAGGAAATTGGTGTCAGTTCTCAGGAATTTGAAGAAGATACT AGCATATGGCATTTTAGAGTGATTGAGTACTGGAAACAGATGAAGTCAGTTATATACATAAACTCTTTTAGAAATATCATGGACATGCATTCAAACCTTGGTGGATTTGCTGCTGCACTCAGCGATAAAGATGTGTGGGTGATGAATGTTGCTCCCATCAATGCATCTTCCAGATTGAAAATAATTTATGATCGAGGTTTAATTGGAACAGCTCATGACTG GTGTGAGTCGTTTTCTACATACCCACGTACCTATGATCTGCTTCATGCCTGGACAGTATTTTCAGAGATAGAGGAACGGGGTTGCAGTATAGAAGATCTGCTAATTGAGATGGACAGAATGTTAAGGCCATATGGATTTGTCATCATAAGAGACAAACCCTCTCTTGTAAATTATATACGGAAATTCTTGCCTGCTTTAAGGTGGGATGGTTGGTTATCGGAAGTTGAACCAAGGATTGATGCTCTATCTTCAAGTGAAGAAAGAGTTTTGATTGCTAGAAAAAGGTTGTGGGAGGAGGGAGTTGCTGCAATATGA